AGATGAATGCGCTGTCCGGGCAGGTCAATACGCAGGTGCAGACGCAAGTCAGCACCGTCAACGGCACCGCCAAACAGATCGCCGCACTCAATGAGCAGATCGCCAAGGCGGAGGCTTCCACCGGCCAGCCCACCAACGACCTGCGTGACCAGCGCGACCAACTGGTGCTGACACTCAACAAGTCCATCAAGGCCAGCGCCGTGCAGACGAGCGACGGCCAGTACAACGTCTACATTGGTAACGGGCAGGCCCTGGTGCAGGGCAATCAGAGCTTTGAGCTGACGACGGTGTCGTCGCCGTACGATCCGACGCAATTGTCGGTGGGCTACAAGAGCCCGGCGGGTACGGTCAGCATTGACGATAGCCAGCTTGGCGGTGGTGCCCTGGGCGGGCTGATGGATTTCCGCCGCAATACGCTCACACCGGCACAAAACAGCCTGGGCCGTCTGGCGACCGCGATGTCGTCCGCCGTGAACGCGCAGAACAGGCTAGGCATGGATGCCAACGGCAAGATGGGCACCGACCTGTTCTCTGTGGCCGGCCCCACCGTCGCACCCAGCAGCGGCAACACTGGTAGCGGCACGCTCACGGCCAGCGTCACCAATGCCAACGCAGGGCAAGGGTACGACTATCAGGTGAAGTATCAAGGCGGCGCCTATACCGTGTCGCGCTATCCGGATGGCTCCGGCGCGGTCACTGTCACCAGTTGGCCGACCACGGTGGATGGCGTCACGCTCAACCTGAGCGGTGCCATGAACAACGGGGATTCATTCCTGGTGCGCCCGACCGCCAACGCTGCGTCCAGCATGAAGACGCTGACGAACGACTACCACGCGGTCGCCGCAGCCTCGCCCGTGGTGGCGGACCTGGGCAGCAACAACAAGGGTAGCGGGGCAGTCACGTCCGTCGGCGTGAATGCGGGCTACGCGGGGGCGCCGCTTGCCTCGCCGGTCTCGCTCACCTACAACGCGGCGGGCGGCGGTTCGCTTTCAGGCTTCCCGGGCACGGTGACTGTCACCGTCAACGGTACGTCGACCACGTATACCGGCACGGCACCCTACACCCAGGGCGCGACGTATGCGTTCAACGGCGTTCAGATGACGATGACAGGCACGCCCGCAAACGGCGATACCTTCAAGCTCTCGCCCAATGCCGCCAACAGCACCGACAACGGCAACGCCAGCGCGTTGGCCAAGCTGCGCAATGCCGCACTGCTTGATGGTGGCACCACGTCCTTCGGTTCGGCCTGGAACAACCTGACCACGCAGGTGGGCGTGCAGACCAACCAGGCCAACGGCAATCTGACGGCGCAGACGGGGTTGCTGGCGAGTTCCGTGCGCCAGCAGCAGTCGGTGTCTGGCGTGAGCCTGGACGACGAGGCGATGAACCTGATGCAGTATCAGAAGGCCTATCAGGCGTCAGCCAAGGTTATGCAGACGGCAAACAGCCTGTTTGACTCGCTGCTGTCCATCGCAGGCCGTTGAGATTGGGCGATGTCTGCCTGAACCGGGCCAGCGTCATGCTGGCGCCAGGTTTGTCGCGGCGATCAGGTCTGAGGGCAGTTGCAGCGGCT
This genomic window from Ralstonia insidiosa contains:
- the flgK gene encoding flagellar hook-associated protein FlgK, with the protein product MSSSLLNIGASGLRTAGIHLQVTGNNIVNANTPGYSRQEAVQTQNVPLYAGVGYLGQGADVATVKRIYDQFLTTQVQSGHAATSAANQLSSLLTGLDKYLGDPNSGLSSALTSFFNAADGLASKPSDTTARQVFLNAAAGLQNRFNAIAGQMNALSGQVNTQVQTQVSTVNGTAKQIAALNEQIAKAEASTGQPTNDLRDQRDQLVLTLNKSIKASAVQTSDGQYNVYIGNGQALVQGNQSFELTTVSSPYDPTQLSVGYKSPAGTVSIDDSQLGGGALGGLMDFRRNTLTPAQNSLGRLATAMSSAVNAQNRLGMDANGKMGTDLFSVAGPTVAPSSGNTGSGTLTASVTNANAGQGYDYQVKYQGGAYTVSRYPDGSGAVTVTSWPTTVDGVTLNLSGAMNNGDSFLVRPTANAASSMKTLTNDYHAVAAASPVVADLGSNNKGSGAVTSVGVNAGYAGAPLASPVSLTYNAAGGGSLSGFPGTVTVTVNGTSTTYTGTAPYTQGATYAFNGVQMTMTGTPANGDTFKLSPNAANSTDNGNASALAKLRNAALLDGGTTSFGSAWNNLTTQVGVQTNQANGNLTAQTGLLASSVRQQQSVSGVSLDDEAMNLMQYQKAYQASAKVMQTANSLFDSLLSIAGR